In Aegilops tauschii subsp. strangulata cultivar AL8/78 chromosome 3, Aet v6.0, whole genome shotgun sequence, one genomic interval encodes:
- the LOC109770026 gene encoding heavy metal-associated isoprenylated plant protein 20, whose protein sequence is MGALDHLSDLCSMTETKEALKLRKKRPLQTVNIKVKMDCEGCERRVKNAVKSIRGVTSVAVNPKMSKMTVTGHVEPRKVLERVKSTGKAAEMWPYVPYTLATYPYVGGAYDKKAPAGFVRSAPQAMADPAAPEIHYMNMFNDEDVNACTVM, encoded by the exons ATGGGCGCCTTGGATCACCTCTCTGATTTGTGCAGCATGACGGAGACAAAGGAAGCCCTCAAGCTCAGGAAGAAGCGCCCACTGCAG ACGGTGAACATCAAGGTGAAGATGGACTGCGAGGGCTGCGAGAGGAGGGTCAAGAACGCCGTCAAATCGATTCGGG GTGTGACGAGTGTGGCCGTGAACCCCAAGATGAGCAAGATGACGGTGACGGGGCACGTGGAGCCGCGCAAGGTGCTGGAGCGGGTGAAGAGCACGGGGAAGGCGGCGGAGATGTGGCCGTACGTGCCCTACACGCTCGCCACCTACCCCTACGTCGGCGGCGCCTACGACAAGAAGGCACCGGCGGGCTTCGTCCGCAGCGCACCGCAGGCCATGGCCGACCCCGCGGCGCCTGAGATCCACTACATGAACATGTTCAACGACGAGGACGTCAACGCCTGCACCGTCATGTGA